In Bacteroidota bacterium, one DNA window encodes the following:
- a CDS encoding glycosyltransferase family 9 protein, translating into MKQASEKILIIALPGIGDALLSTPMLRLLREAKPDAEIHVLVMFGATRDLFLRNPNVDHVHYFDFIGGNKLEGLLFLTHLRGMAFDISINIYPQNRREYNLFALIIGAKRRLGVRYLRRDWQNLNWLNTDTIREDDSYHCVEENVRLLSRLGVNPLLDEATLPPLEIYLSDKDRQFADEWLRDHEIHPGTHLVGFHAGTARFKNHINRRWAPEKFAALATRLRTEMNATVLLFGGPDDREANDLILRNASDHIVEVKTSSIMESVALMQKMNIFVSNDSSLMHIAGALALPTVAIFGPTNETYVHPWKTRYTIVQTGIECRPCFVYSPKPLTCYRANPAEHFICVRAIEVEQVYRAVEEMLR; encoded by the coding sequence GTGAAGCAAGCGTCTGAGAAGATACTCATCATCGCGCTTCCGGGGATCGGGGATGCGCTGCTTTCGACGCCGATGCTTCGCTTGCTACGCGAAGCAAAACCAGATGCTGAGATTCATGTCTTGGTGATGTTTGGTGCGACACGCGACCTGTTCCTGCGTAATCCGAATGTCGATCATGTCCACTACTTCGATTTCATCGGTGGTAATAAACTCGAAGGTCTGCTCTTTCTGACCCATTTGCGCGGGATGGCTTTCGACATCTCGATCAACATCTACCCGCAAAATCGACGAGAGTATAATCTCTTTGCCCTCATCATCGGTGCGAAGCGGCGGCTCGGTGTTCGATACTTGCGGCGCGATTGGCAAAATCTTAATTGGCTCAATACGGACACCATTCGCGAGGACGATAGTTATCACTGCGTCGAAGAGAACGTGCGATTACTGTCGAGACTTGGGGTGAATCCTCTGCTCGACGAAGCAACACTACCTCCTCTGGAAATATATCTGTCCGACAAGGACAGACAATTTGCTGACGAGTGGCTGCGCGACCACGAGATACACCCTGGGACGCACCTCGTCGGTTTCCATGCGGGGACCGCACGATTCAAGAATCATATTAATCGTCGATGGGCCCCGGAAAAATTCGCTGCGCTTGCAACACGGCTCCGCACCGAGATGAACGCGACTGTGCTGCTCTTCGGCGGACCTGACGACAGAGAAGCGAACGACCTTATCCTCCGCAATGCCTCGGATCACATTGTTGAAGTGAAGACCTCGTCGATTATGGAGTCGGTCGCTCTGATGCAAAAGATGAATATCTTCGTGTCGAACGATTCGTCGCTGATGCATATCGCCGGTGCACTCGCGCTGCCAACGGTGGCGATCTTCGGTCCGACGAACGAGACCTATGTTCATCCATGGAAGACACGGTACACGATCGTCCAGACGGGTATTGAATGTCGTCCATGTTTTGTCTACTCACCGAAACCGCTGACGTGCTATCGTGCTAATCCCGCGGAGCATTTTATCTGTGTGCGAGCGATTGAAGTAGAACAGGTATATAGGGCTGTGGAGGAGATGTTGAGGTAG
- a CDS encoding YfhO family protein, translated as MAKQPESVAPKGATTLPRLTIPIVVGVLAVLVIIFYYPLLFGGKFLWEDFVEQEFPFRTLATSSLAAGHIPGWNPYVFCGMPFTADIQIAFWYPLNMLQSLFVSGGYLSPVVMQWFIVMHYLIAAVGMYLCARSLFRIDEWSALFAAIAYAFGGYMTAQPMHQMIIYQLALFPWVVMLFTKGTDSWKYSISAGLALGVMYLAGHPQTTLFLTFFLALLGVYEIVYRLRHRENETFSALTVVRMLVPVVIAVGIFAIQLLPAQELAGLSRRETITFDQSVVGSLTFGHVLTLVMPRLFGVTDALQQAKVPYWNGPYFLSWETMCYIGVLPLVLAVMAGLSGWKKKYVPFFAGMSLFALLFSLGDHFIIYKIFFSLPLFDKLRTPARMMMVFGFAMSALGGVGLSMLLRQEITARLKQVSLGILALVGLIWIGAITGVFSASSFLPNAPAEANQSISWAAGLAAFPVLAAIAIVLLATSKKFTGVLLAGCAIAVTMIELYTYGAGLNATTDDPREAYRQQVQLVDMLKQDEAKEPSRARIRAANAILLKRNQGAYDHIQLLEGYNPLVLQRNAPACVTPEVTADLLNIKWSVMTDGGKVGFGQRPTYLPRVKMYYKTVVKPDADAVNFLKTDASFDYRNSMLLEEQPALAMNATDSTATAEITTYETDKIDAKVHTSQNGMLFFSEIYYPAWHAYIDGKETKLYRAFTALRAVEVPAGDHTVELRYESSAFATGSMITLVTLGASVLGLVIVSRKPKREASV; from the coding sequence ATGGCTAAACAACCCGAATCCGTGGCGCCGAAAGGGGCGACAACGCTGCCTCGGCTGACGATCCCGATCGTTGTCGGTGTTCTTGCAGTACTCGTCATTATCTTCTACTACCCGCTGCTCTTTGGCGGCAAGTTCTTGTGGGAGGATTTCGTCGAGCAGGAATTCCCGTTCCGTACGCTGGCGACATCGTCTCTTGCGGCGGGCCATATCCCGGGTTGGAATCCCTATGTCTTTTGCGGCATGCCGTTCACGGCCGATATTCAGATCGCCTTCTGGTATCCGCTGAATATGCTGCAGTCATTATTCGTCTCGGGTGGGTATCTCTCACCGGTTGTGATGCAGTGGTTCATCGTGATGCATTATCTCATCGCAGCAGTTGGAATGTACCTCTGCGCACGAAGCCTCTTCCGCATCGACGAATGGTCGGCCCTCTTCGCGGCAATTGCCTATGCCTTCGGCGGTTATATGACTGCGCAACCGATGCATCAGATGATCATATATCAGCTCGCGCTCTTCCCGTGGGTAGTGATGCTCTTTACAAAAGGAACGGACTCGTGGAAGTATTCCATTAGTGCGGGGCTCGCGCTTGGCGTGATGTATCTCGCCGGTCACCCGCAGACAACACTCTTTCTGACCTTCTTCCTTGCACTGCTCGGTGTATATGAGATCGTCTACCGGTTGCGACATCGCGAGAATGAGACCTTCTCTGCGCTGACGGTCGTGCGAATGCTTGTGCCGGTTGTGATTGCCGTGGGTATTTTTGCCATCCAATTACTCCCTGCACAAGAACTGGCCGGTCTCTCGCGTCGCGAGACGATCACGTTCGATCAATCGGTTGTCGGCTCGCTGACGTTCGGGCATGTGCTGACGCTGGTGATGCCTCGGCTCTTTGGTGTAACCGATGCACTGCAACAGGCGAAGGTGCCGTATTGGAATGGCCCGTATTTCCTCTCGTGGGAGACGATGTGCTATATCGGTGTGCTCCCGCTTGTACTTGCGGTGATGGCAGGATTGAGCGGTTGGAAGAAGAAGTATGTCCCATTCTTTGCCGGGATGTCATTATTCGCGCTGCTCTTTTCGCTCGGCGACCACTTCATTATCTATAAGATATTCTTCTCGTTGCCACTCTTTGACAAACTTCGTACTCCGGCTCGTATGATGATGGTCTTCGGCTTTGCGATGAGTGCGCTTGGGGGAGTAGGGTTGTCAATGCTGTTGCGACAAGAAATCACCGCGCGCTTGAAACAGGTGTCGCTTGGCATTCTTGCACTCGTCGGGTTAATCTGGATCGGCGCGATCACGGGAGTGTTCTCGGCATCGTCTTTCCTCCCGAACGCACCTGCCGAGGCGAATCAATCGATCTCATGGGCTGCAGGACTTGCCGCATTTCCGGTGCTTGCCGCCATTGCCATCGTGCTGCTTGCAACAAGCAAGAAGTTCACAGGGGTGTTGTTGGCAGGGTGCGCAATCGCTGTGACGATGATCGAGCTCTATACCTATGGTGCCGGTCTCAACGCAACGACCGACGATCCGCGCGAGGCCTATCGTCAGCAGGTACAGCTTGTCGATATGCTCAAGCAGGATGAAGCAAAAGAGCCGTCGCGCGCACGGATCCGGGCGGCAAATGCAATCCTGCTCAAACGCAATCAGGGCGCGTACGATCATATCCAGCTACTCGAGGGATACAATCCGCTCGTGCTGCAACGAAATGCACCGGCATGCGTAACACCGGAAGTGACGGCAGATCTATTGAATATCAAGTGGAGCGTCATGACCGATGGCGGCAAGGTCGGCTTCGGCCAGCGTCCGACATATCTGCCGCGCGTAAAGATGTATTATAAGACGGTCGTCAAGCCGGATGCCGATGCCGTAAATTTTCTGAAGACGGATGCATCGTTCGATTATCGTAACTCGATGCTCTTGGAAGAGCAGCCCGCACTTGCGATGAATGCGACAGACAGCACAGCAACGGCCGAGATCACGACCTACGAGACCGACAAGATTGACGCCAAGGTGCATACGTCACAGAATGGAATGCTCTTCTTCTCGGAAATCTATTATCCGGCGTGGCATGCCTATATCGACGGCAAAGAGACGAAACTCTACCGTGCGTTCACTGCGCTGCGTGCAGTGGAAGTGCCGGCGGGGGATCATACGGTCGAGTTGCGATACGAGTCGAGCGCATTTGCGACAGGCTCGATGATCACGCTCGTCACGCTCGGCGCATCGGTGCTTGGACTGGTCATCGTCAGCAGAAAGCCGAAGCGTGAAGCAAGCGTCTGA